In one window of Chryseobacterium viscerum DNA:
- a CDS encoding rhamnogalacturonan acetylesterase: MNKKLTLLLLFLSIITFAQKPTLFLIGDSTMANKENPDKNPEHGWGQVLPQFLTGIEIQNHAMNGRSSKSFRTEGRWDKVEKQLKKGDFVIIQFGHNDQKLKDSTKFTNPYTQYRANLERYVNEARAKGATPILMTSIVRRNFNENGVLIDTHKEYPLVVRMVANDLKVPFVDMQLLTEQLEISYGPENSKKLHLHYKERENPYYPKGKDDDTHLSTLGAESVAKLALKNLKSLKIGLEKYIK, from the coding sequence ATGAATAAAAAGCTAACCTTACTATTATTATTTTTATCAATAATAACATTCGCACAAAAACCAACCCTATTCCTCATCGGTGATTCTACTATGGCCAACAAAGAAAATCCGGATAAAAATCCAGAACATGGCTGGGGACAGGTTTTGCCACAATTTTTAACAGGAATTGAAATTCAGAATCATGCGATGAATGGCAGAAGTTCAAAAAGCTTTCGGACTGAAGGCAGATGGGATAAAGTGGAAAAACAGCTGAAAAAAGGAGATTTTGTCATTATTCAGTTTGGACATAACGACCAGAAATTAAAAGATTCTACGAAATTCACCAATCCATATACACAATATAGAGCCAACCTGGAAAGGTATGTAAATGAAGCCAGAGCAAAAGGAGCAACCCCCATTCTGATGACTTCTATTGTAAGAAGAAATTTCAATGAAAACGGAGTTTTGATTGATACCCATAAAGAATATCCTTTAGTAGTAAGAATGGTGGCCAATGATCTGAAAGTTCCGTTTGTAGATATGCAGTTACTGACAGAACAACTGGAAATTTCTTACGGTCCTGAAAATTCAAAAAAACTTCATCTGCATTATAAAGAAAGAGAAAATCCTTACTATCCAAAAGGAAAAGACGATGATACTCATTTATCAACCTTAGGCGCAGAATCAGTTGCAAAATTAGCACTGAAGAATTTGAAGAGTTTAAAAATCGGGTTAGAGAAATATATTAAATAG
- a CDS encoding pectinesterase family protein, translating to MKKLFLILFISTANFLFAGNDPYIKITVAKDGSGDFTSIQKAINSIRDLGPAEAFVFIKSGIYNEKVTIPSSKHKITLEGENKGSTIISNNDFSGKPDAFNEKMTTFNSYTLLVMGDDIKISNLTIQNSSCNEGQAVSLHVEGDHFVIKNSNILGCQDTIYSATNHSRQYFENCYIEGTTDFIFGQATVVFKNCTIKSLADSYITAAATEAGRPYGFVFFDCKLSAKEGITKVYLGRPWRPYARTVFINTEMGKHILPEGWNPWKGDKMFPDKERTAYYAESGSKGEGGDISKRVSWSHQVTKKDLKNYTLEKIFDGWNPNK from the coding sequence ATGAAAAAGTTATTTTTAATTCTGTTCATATCGACGGCAAATTTTCTCTTTGCGGGAAATGATCCTTACATAAAAATTACCGTAGCCAAAGACGGAAGCGGAGATTTCACATCCATTCAGAAAGCCATAAATTCTATCAGAGATTTAGGGCCTGCAGAAGCTTTCGTTTTCATTAAATCCGGAATCTATAATGAAAAAGTGACTATTCCCTCTTCAAAACATAAAATTACCTTAGAAGGCGAAAATAAAGGCAGTACCATTATCAGCAATAATGATTTTTCAGGGAAACCGGATGCTTTTAATGAAAAAATGACAACCTTCAATTCCTATACTTTACTGGTAATGGGTGACGATATTAAAATCAGTAATCTGACAATTCAAAATTCTTCGTGCAATGAAGGACAGGCGGTTTCTCTCCATGTGGAAGGAGACCATTTTGTGATAAAAAACTCAAATATTCTGGGCTGTCAGGACACCATTTATTCCGCAACCAACCATAGCAGGCAATATTTTGAAAACTGCTATATTGAAGGAACAACTGATTTCATTTTTGGACAGGCAACCGTTGTTTTTAAGAACTGCACCATTAAAAGTTTGGCCGATTCTTATATTACCGCAGCCGCTACAGAAGCCGGCAGACCGTATGGTTTTGTTTTTTTCGACTGTAAATTAAGTGCAAAAGAAGGCATCACAAAAGTTTATTTGGGAAGACCCTGGAGACCTTACGCCAGAACTGTTTTCATTAACACTGAAATGGGAAAACACATCCTTCCCGAAGGCTGGAATCCATGGAAAGGCGACAAAATGTTTCCTGATAAAGAAAGGACCGCTTATTATGCAGAATCCGGCAGCAAAGGCGAAGGAGGAGATATCTCCAAACGAGTAAGCTGGTCGCATCAGGTGACGAAAAAGGATTTGAAAAATTATACCCTTGAAAAAATTTTTGATGGATGGAATCCAAATAAATAA
- a CDS encoding glycoside hydrolase family 28 protein, which translates to MKKSLTIIGLAAVMIFSGQTYAQNLDIYKNIEFKMPQVAETSFAANTVSITQYGGIAGGNVKNTEAFKKAIEDLSTKGGGKLVIPRGMWLTGPIELKSNINLHVEEGAFIIFSKDKADYPLVDVSFEGLNTIRCQSPISAKNATNIAITGKGVIDGSGDAWRAIKKSKVSESEWKNIVKSGGLLSADGKTWFPSESYKKGFESSSSFNVPDKISKDELTTVKDFLRPVMVSLVGCDKVLLDGPTFQNSPAWNLHPLMCTNVILRNLTVRNPWFSQNGDGVDLESCKNVLIYDNTFDVGDDAICIKSGKDLDGRKRGIPTENVIVKNNVVYHGHGGFVIGSEMSGGARNIHVSDCTFIGTDIGLRFKTTRGRGGIVENIYIKNIDMINIPTQTIGFNMFYEGASPVLEDGQKKEGNKAPEKVYPVTEETPVFRNIFFKNINAVNSDEAITLFGLAEMNLKNIVIEDSQFNTRKALTIVDADGIQLKNVKLKYSEGTGATIYNSKNINLSTVKFESASKPVVKVLGSKTGAVLVPKEVTSDKNSLSIGKDVAKNAVK; encoded by the coding sequence ATGAAGAAGTCTCTTACAATTATCGGTTTAGCTGCAGTCATGATATTTTCAGGACAAACATATGCTCAGAACCTGGATATTTATAAAAACATTGAGTTTAAAATGCCTCAGGTGGCAGAAACTTCATTTGCAGCCAACACCGTTTCTATCACACAATATGGTGGCATTGCAGGCGGAAATGTAAAAAATACGGAAGCTTTCAAAAAAGCAATTGAAGACCTTAGTACAAAAGGCGGTGGAAAATTGGTTATTCCCCGCGGAATGTGGTTAACGGGTCCCATTGAGTTGAAAAGCAATATCAACCTTCACGTGGAAGAAGGTGCTTTCATCATTTTCAGTAAAGATAAAGCAGATTATCCTTTGGTCGACGTAAGTTTTGAAGGATTAAACACCATTCGCTGCCAGTCTCCTATTTCCGCGAAAAATGCAACCAATATTGCCATCACAGGAAAAGGGGTAATTGATGGAAGCGGTGATGCGTGGAGAGCCATCAAAAAAAGCAAAGTTTCAGAATCTGAATGGAAAAATATAGTGAAATCTGGCGGATTATTATCTGCAGACGGAAAAACATGGTTCCCTTCAGAAAGTTATAAAAAAGGATTTGAAAGCAGTTCTAGTTTCAATGTCCCCGATAAAATTTCTAAAGATGAATTAACGACAGTTAAAGATTTTCTTCGTCCGGTAATGGTAAGTTTAGTCGGTTGTGATAAAGTGTTGTTAGACGGACCTACCTTCCAGAATTCCCCGGCATGGAATCTTCATCCATTGATGTGTACCAACGTTATTTTAAGAAATCTTACGGTTAGAAATCCATGGTTTTCACAAAATGGGGACGGTGTAGATCTCGAATCATGTAAAAATGTTTTGATTTACGATAATACTTTTGATGTGGGTGACGATGCCATCTGTATAAAATCAGGAAAAGATCTGGATGGCAGAAAAAGAGGAATACCCACTGAAAATGTAATTGTCAAAAACAATGTCGTATACCACGGTCACGGAGGTTTTGTTATCGGGAGTGAAATGTCCGGCGGAGCAAGGAACATCCATGTTTCCGACTGTACCTTCATCGGAACAGATATCGGTCTTCGTTTTAAAACAACCCGCGGGAGAGGCGGAATTGTTGAAAACATTTATATTAAAAATATTGACATGATTAATATTCCGACACAGACCATTGGTTTCAATATGTTCTATGAAGGAGCCTCTCCTGTGTTAGAGGATGGCCAAAAGAAGGAAGGCAACAAAGCGCCGGAAAAAGTGTATCCGGTAACAGAAGAAACACCTGTTTTCAGAAATATTTTCTTTAAAAATATCAATGCCGTCAATTCTGATGAAGCCATTACGTTATTCGGTTTAGCAGAAATGAATCTTAAAAATATAGTCATTGAAGATTCACAGTTTAATACCAGAAAAGCATTAACCATCGTAGACGCAGACGGAATTCAATTGAAAAATGTAAAACTGAAATATTCAGAAGGAACGGGAGCAACCATTTACAACAGTAAAAACATCAACCTTTCAACAGTGAAGTTTGAATCTGCCAGTAAGCCTGTTGTGAAAGTGTTAGGAAGCAAAACAGGAGCAGTATTGGTTCCTAAAGAAGTGACATCCGATAAAAATTCACTTTCCATCGGAAAAGATGTGGCAAAAAACGCAGTTAAATAA
- a CDS encoding DUF4861 family protein, whose translation MKFNLFKILIAGAFLSSAFSLAQTSVIEKIKKNPKAPFSYAELSVKEGGKWEDNQYIGGTFKNVQEITLPESHTDHSYYIRYEGIGLENNQIGYRLYLDWRNATDIFGKKVNTLVLPEVGQDGFESYHHDAFWGQDILKSGRTIGIGSYGRYDEQNDFVETFKIVKNTAVKVVNEKDQSYASIDYKGWKTWGNPIDLQSKLTIFNRDRFVKVDLNLSNTISGLCTGIVAFKNIPLKQGISKNKKWGYIASYGNQTETKKDDNLGMAIFYSLESFDKYVKIKSTHTVVFKKTKNVSYYFLGAWSWEPNGLVTEEAFYQDLDKKLEILDKNNQL comes from the coding sequence ATGAAATTCAACTTGTTTAAGATATTAATAGCAGGAGCATTTTTGAGCTCAGCATTTTCTCTGGCTCAGACTTCTGTAATTGAAAAAATTAAGAAAAATCCAAAAGCTCCCTTTTCCTATGCGGAACTTTCCGTAAAAGAAGGAGGAAAATGGGAAGATAATCAGTACATTGGAGGAACTTTCAAAAATGTTCAGGAAATCACTCTTCCTGAATCTCATACCGATCATTCTTACTATATCCGATATGAAGGTATCGGACTGGAAAACAACCAGATCGGCTACAGATTATATCTGGACTGGAGAAACGCTACGGATATTTTCGGTAAAAAAGTAAACACTTTGGTTTTACCTGAAGTCGGACAAGACGGCTTTGAATCCTATCATCACGATGCCTTCTGGGGACAGGACATTTTGAAATCCGGACGTACAATCGGCATCGGTTCTTATGGAAGATATGATGAACAAAATGATTTTGTTGAAACTTTTAAAATTGTAAAAAATACAGCCGTAAAAGTTGTTAATGAAAAAGACCAGTCTTACGCATCTATCGATTATAAAGGCTGGAAAACCTGGGGAAATCCCATCGATTTACAGTCAAAACTGACGATTTTCAACAGAGATAGGTTTGTAAAAGTAGATTTAAACTTAAGCAATACCATTTCAGGATTATGTACAGGAATTGTTGCTTTTAAAAATATCCCGTTAAAACAGGGAATCAGTAAAAATAAGAAATGGGGCTACATTGCTTCTTACGGCAATCAAACCGAAACGAAAAAAGATGATAATCTGGGCATGGCTATCTTCTATTCTCTCGAAAGTTTTGATAAATATGTAAAAATAAAATCAACGCATACTGTAGTTTTCAAGAAAACAAAGAATGTCTCTTATTACTTTTTGGGAGCCTGGTCATGGGAACCAAACGGTTTGGTAACAGAAGAAGCATTTTATCAGGATTTAGATAAAAAACTGGAAATTTTAGATAAAAATAATCAACTTTAA
- a CDS encoding glycoside hydrolase family 105 protein — translation MNFINNTIKAYAVVILGSGMFLACAQTKNVTAAKTSTETSKSGKIIPSNLKWSERMLLSEMHRFPKAWMLDFSKSPKWTYPSAIVLDGAEKVYAKTGKKEYYDYISGFGEDLIKEDGTILTYDLSKYNIDMLNSGNVLLYLYEKEKKEKYLKALQTLRSQIDGQPRTDEGSFWHKKIYPYQVWLDGLYMGMPFYTHYTKDFIKNADAQKAYDDIVFQFDSVQKNLLDKKSGLLYHAWDESKKEAWANKETGLSPNFWGRAMGWYGMAMVDVLDYLPKDHPGRARLISYLQSYADAVIKVQDKKSGLWYQILDKPLEKGNYEEATASAMFVYTIIKSVNEGYLPKSYKAAAKKGYDGIIKNLITVDENGVVNLNKCCAVAGLGGKPYRDGSYEYYVNEEVRSNDGKGTGPFILASLEFEK, via the coding sequence ATGAATTTCATTAATAATACAATAAAAGCATATGCGGTGGTCATTCTAGGTTCAGGAATGTTCCTCGCTTGTGCTCAAACGAAAAATGTAACCGCAGCAAAAACTTCAACAGAAACTTCAAAATCAGGAAAAATAATTCCTTCCAATTTGAAATGGTCAGAAAGAATGCTGCTTTCTGAAATGCATAGATTCCCAAAAGCGTGGATGCTTGATTTCAGTAAAAGTCCGAAATGGACCTATCCGTCAGCAATAGTTTTGGACGGTGCAGAAAAAGTATATGCAAAAACAGGCAAAAAAGAATATTACGACTATATCAGCGGTTTTGGTGAAGACCTGATTAAAGAAGATGGTACAATCCTTACCTACGACCTTTCTAAATATAATATTGACATGCTCAACAGCGGAAATGTTCTTCTTTACCTGTATGAAAAAGAGAAAAAAGAGAAATACCTGAAGGCACTTCAAACTTTACGTTCACAAATCGATGGGCAGCCAAGAACCGATGAAGGATCTTTCTGGCATAAAAAAATCTATCCTTACCAGGTTTGGCTGGATGGCCTTTATATGGGAATGCCTTTCTACACGCACTATACGAAAGATTTTATCAAAAATGCAGATGCTCAGAAAGCATATGACGATATTGTTTTCCAATTTGATTCCGTTCAGAAAAATCTTTTAGACAAAAAATCAGGACTTCTTTATCATGCCTGGGATGAGAGTAAAAAAGAAGCCTGGGCCAATAAAGAAACCGGACTTTCCCCAAATTTCTGGGGAAGAGCGATGGGCTGGTACGGAATGGCCATGGTGGATGTATTGGATTATTTACCCAAAGACCATCCGGGAAGAGCAAGATTAATTTCTTACTTACAATCTTACGCAGATGCAGTCATTAAAGTTCAGGATAAAAAATCCGGTCTTTGGTACCAGATCCTAGACAAGCCTTTGGAAAAAGGTAATTATGAAGAAGCAACAGCATCAGCTATGTTCGTTTATACGATCATTAAATCGGTTAACGAGGGTTATCTTCCAAAATCATACAAAGCTGCTGCAAAAAAAGGTTACGACGGAATTATCAAAAATTTAATCACGGTTGATGAAAACGGCGTGGTTAATTTAAATAAATGCTGTGCCGTTGCCGGATTAGGAGGAAAACCTTACAGAGACGGTTCTTACGAATATTATGTAAACGAAGAAGTCCGTTCAAATGACGGAAAAGGAACAGGACCATTCATTTTGGCAAGTTTAGAATTTGAAAAATAA
- a CDS encoding alpha/beta hydrolase, with protein MKKIAFLLLISLTLQLSAQEKIRVWPKGQMPNSKGLPLKTEEKDGRIIQIKETELFAFLPPREDRKQMAVIVIPGGGYYKLTYDLGGYQIAKWFNTQGISAFVLNYRLPTSPDLKQKEIAPLQDIQAAIKYLRKNAGQYGISPEQIGVIGTSAGGHLAASVSNIPTDYTELKGDWTSIPTIPNFAILISPVIDLGEFAHVGSRNSLLGENASPEKIKEYSMQNRVTEKTPPTILFHAQNDKTVPVMNSILYYQEMIKNKVKGAMFIFAEGEHKIGITNKSELTDNWKKLCSDWLKAIINK; from the coding sequence ATGAAAAAAATTGCGTTCCTCTTATTAATTTCCCTAACTCTTCAATTATCTGCACAGGAGAAAATTAGGGTCTGGCCGAAAGGTCAGATGCCGAACTCCAAAGGATTACCATTGAAAACGGAAGAAAAAGACGGAAGAATCATACAGATAAAAGAGACCGAACTTTTTGCTTTTCTACCTCCAAGGGAAGATAGGAAACAGATGGCTGTAATCGTCATTCCCGGTGGAGGATATTATAAACTTACTTATGATTTAGGCGGTTACCAGATCGCAAAATGGTTCAATACTCAAGGAATTTCGGCCTTTGTTTTAAATTACCGGTTGCCGACTTCTCCAGACTTGAAACAAAAAGAAATTGCCCCGTTACAGGACATTCAGGCAGCTATAAAATATCTTAGAAAAAACGCTGGGCAGTACGGCATTTCACCAGAACAGATTGGCGTTATCGGAACTTCCGCAGGCGGACATCTGGCTGCATCTGTGAGTAATATTCCTACAGATTATACGGAATTAAAAGGAGACTGGACTTCAATTCCAACTATTCCCAATTTTGCAATTTTGATTTCTCCGGTTATTGATTTAGGAGAATTTGCCCATGTCGGAAGCCGCAATAGCCTTCTGGGTGAAAATGCTTCTCCTGAAAAAATCAAAGAATATTCAATGCAAAACCGGGTAACGGAAAAAACTCCACCCACGATTTTATTTCATGCTCAAAATGATAAAACAGTTCCTGTCATGAACAGTATTTTATACTATCAGGAAATGATTAAAAACAAAGTAAAAGGTGCAATGTTTATTTTCGCTGAAGGTGAACATAAAATCGGAATTACGAATAAATCTGAACTGACGGATAACTGGAAAAAACTTTGCTCAGACTGGCTTAAAGCCATAATCAATAAGTAA
- a CDS encoding glycoside hydrolase 43 family protein — MKTKILNIAAITLFSVASTYLTAQEKNYVSEVWTADQGKSYRNPVLYADYSDPDAIRIGEDYYMTASSFNEAPGLPILHSKDMVNWKLVNYALPDVLPNNHFSTPKRGDGVWAPSIRFHKGEFYIYWGDPDFGIYMVKTKDPIGTWEKPILVMEGKGLIDSCPFWDEDGNAYLVHGWAGSRAGVKSILTLNKMNPEGTKVLDKGVHIFDGHDAHPTVEGPKMYKKNGYYYIFAPAGGVATGWQLVLRSKNIDGPYEEKVVLEQGSTKINGPHQGAWVDTPSGEDWFYHFQDVDTGGRIVHLQPMKWEKDWPVIGIDNNKNGIGEPVLTYKKPNVGKSYPVATPPETDEFDKAKLGIQWQWSANENIVWSSKLPGQKFLRLFSIKVPEGEKNLWNVPNLLTQKFPAPNFAASTKVKLTPEDAKEGKTAGLLVMGLDHESIVITNKPDGFYIQLRRAEKADKGGEEKVLFETKLKGNEVYLKVNVSEPNGLCQFSYSENGKNFTPVGDVFQAKPGKWIGAKVGLYSVSTQKANRGGYADFAWFRITKN, encoded by the coding sequence ATGAAGACAAAAATTTTAAATATAGCAGCAATCACATTATTTTCAGTTGCTTCAACATACCTCACCGCACAGGAGAAAAACTACGTTTCCGAAGTCTGGACTGCCGATCAGGGAAAAAGTTACAGAAATCCGGTTTTATACGCTGATTATTCTGATCCGGACGCTATTCGCATTGGTGAAGATTATTATATGACCGCTTCAAGTTTCAATGAAGCTCCAGGGCTGCCCATTCTTCATTCAAAAGATATGGTCAACTGGAAACTGGTGAATTATGCACTTCCTGATGTACTTCCAAACAACCATTTTTCCACACCCAAAAGAGGTGACGGAGTTTGGGCACCCAGTATCAGATTTCACAAAGGTGAATTTTACATCTATTGGGGCGATCCCGATTTCGGAATTTACATGGTGAAAACTAAAGATCCGATAGGAACCTGGGAGAAGCCTATTTTGGTAATGGAAGGAAAAGGTTTAATCGACTCTTGTCCGTTTTGGGATGAGGATGGAAATGCTTATTTAGTGCATGGTTGGGCAGGAAGCCGCGCCGGGGTGAAAAGTATTCTGACTCTTAACAAAATGAATCCCGAAGGAACAAAAGTCCTCGATAAAGGAGTTCACATTTTCGATGGCCACGATGCACATCCAACAGTGGAAGGTCCGAAAATGTATAAAAAAAACGGTTATTACTACATTTTTGCTCCTGCAGGTGGTGTAGCAACCGGTTGGCAATTGGTATTAAGATCAAAAAATATTGACGGACCCTACGAAGAAAAAGTAGTGCTGGAACAGGGATCAACAAAAATCAACGGACCGCATCAGGGTGCTTGGGTAGATACACCTTCTGGGGAAGATTGGTTCTATCATTTTCAGGATGTGGATACGGGCGGAAGAATCGTTCACTTACAACCAATGAAGTGGGAAAAAGACTGGCCTGTTATCGGGATCGATAATAATAAAAACGGAATCGGAGAACCGGTTTTAACCTATAAAAAACCAAACGTGGGAAAATCCTACCCTGTTGCTACTCCTCCTGAAACAGATGAATTTGATAAAGCGAAATTGGGAATTCAATGGCAATGGAGCGCCAACGAAAATATCGTGTGGTCTTCTAAACTTCCCGGACAGAAATTTTTAAGATTATTTTCAATAAAAGTTCCTGAAGGTGAAAAAAATCTATGGAATGTTCCGAATCTGTTAACCCAAAAATTCCCTGCCCCGAATTTTGCAGCTTCTACCAAAGTAAAATTAACTCCCGAAGATGCTAAAGAAGGCAAAACTGCAGGTTTATTAGTAATGGGATTAGATCATGAGTCAATTGTGATTACCAATAAACCCGATGGATTTTATATTCAGTTAAGAAGAGCCGAAAAAGCAGATAAAGGAGGTGAAGAGAAGGTTCTGTTTGAAACAAAATTAAAAGGAAACGAAGTCTATTTAAAAGTAAATGTAAGTGAGCCGAACGGCCTATGCCAGTTCAGCTACAGTGAAAACGGAAAAAATTTCACCCCAGTGGGCGATGTATTCCAGGCGAAACCCGGAAAATGGATTGGGGCAAAAGTCGGCCTGTATTCTGTAAGCACACAAAAAGCAAATCGTGGTGGCTATGCAGATTTTGCCTGGTTCAGAATTACTAAAAATTAA
- a CDS encoding rhamnogalacturonan acetylesterase — translation MAKHNKKVTHIYLIGDSTMADYTGDYEPGKDYMKVRYPITGWGQVFQPYFTKDSLAFLKPAITTDSVAVIDRAHGGRSTRTFFQEGRWRYVYEHLQPNDYVIMQFGHNDGSEKHTERYINIEGYKEFLRLFVTQTKQKGANPIILTPVARNYPWKNGKLENVHGEYAQAPIEIAKEMNVPYIDLNKLSMEYFTKKGQDFTTNHYFMNLPENVYEAYPKGQKDNTHFQPEGAKAMASIVYQEFKKVIKTQKK, via the coding sequence ATGGCAAAACACAATAAAAAGGTCACCCATATTTATCTTATCGGAGATTCCACAATGGCAGATTATACCGGAGATTACGAACCGGGAAAAGATTATATGAAAGTCCGCTACCCGATTACCGGATGGGGACAGGTTTTTCAGCCCTATTTTACAAAAGACAGTCTGGCTTTTCTGAAACCCGCAATTACAACAGATTCTGTTGCTGTTATTGACAGAGCGCATGGCGGAAGAAGTACCAGAACATTTTTTCAGGAAGGAAGATGGAGATATGTGTATGAACATTTGCAGCCGAACGATTACGTCATTATGCAGTTTGGTCATAATGACGGTTCTGAAAAGCATACAGAGCGGTATATAAACATTGAAGGATATAAAGAATTTTTAAGATTATTTGTAACGCAGACAAAACAAAAAGGTGCAAATCCTATCATCTTAACACCCGTTGCCAGAAATTATCCATGGAAAAACGGCAAACTGGAAAATGTACACGGAGAATATGCTCAGGCACCCATTGAAATTGCTAAAGAAATGAATGTTCCTTACATCGATTTAAACAAATTATCCATGGAATATTTTACAAAGAAAGGACAGGACTTTACAACGAATCACTATTTCATGAATCTCCCTGAGAATGTATATGAAGCCTATCCGAAGGGTCAAAAAGACAATACCCATTTTCAGCCGGAAGGCGCAAAAGCAATGGCCTCCATTGTTTACCAGGAATTTAAAAAAGTAATTAAAACTCAGAAAAAATAA
- a CDS encoding alpha/beta hydrolase, translated as MNFSKKHTYISIFFVGTMAFGQVKRPNATPYTNEGTFEKFKKKYPFITPIDRPVPQNIKIDNDVEYANINGISLKADVYYPLDQSKKYPGIAMVHGGGWISGSKENEKFMAMELASNGYVVIAIGYRLADVAKYPAGVEDIETGIQWLKKNHSTYSLNKKKMAVLGESAGAQIATLVGVRKNIKLQAIVNVDGVVSFVHEESGKEGTYDAYWLGYPQKDNPKIWKEASPLEYVDKNTPPTLFINSSQPRFHAGRDDMMKKLKSYNIPTEFHEIKDTPHSFWSAEPWFTETLNLTIDFLNKVLK; from the coding sequence ATGAATTTTAGCAAAAAACATACTTATATTTCTATTTTTTTTGTAGGGACAATGGCATTTGGACAGGTAAAGAGACCGAATGCCACTCCTTACACCAACGAAGGCACTTTTGAAAAGTTTAAGAAAAAATATCCTTTTATCACACCCATTGACAGACCTGTACCGCAAAATATCAAAATAGATAACGATGTAGAATATGCCAATATCAACGGAATTTCTTTAAAAGCCGATGTATACTATCCTCTCGATCAGTCAAAAAAATATCCGGGAATTGCAATGGTACATGGCGGTGGCTGGATCTCCGGAAGTAAGGAAAATGAAAAATTTATGGCGATGGAACTGGCTTCAAACGGATACGTTGTGATTGCTATCGGATACCGGTTGGCTGATGTCGCGAAATACCCTGCCGGAGTTGAAGACATTGAAACAGGTATACAATGGTTAAAGAAAAACCATTCAACATATTCATTAAACAAAAAGAAAATGGCGGTTTTGGGTGAATCTGCCGGAGCTCAGATCGCTACTTTAGTCGGAGTCAGGAAAAATATTAAATTACAGGCTATCGTCAATGTAGATGGCGTAGTTTCTTTTGTTCATGAAGAATCCGGAAAAGAAGGAACTTACGATGCCTATTGGCTGGGGTATCCACAAAAAGACAATCCAAAAATCTGGAAAGAAGCTTCACCTCTCGAATATGTGGATAAAAATACACCTCCTACCCTTTTCATTAATAGCTCTCAACCCCGTTTTCATGCAGGAAGAGACGATATGATGAAAAAATTAAAGAGTTATAATATTCCGACAGAATTTCATGAAATCAAAGATACTCCGCACTCTTTCTGGTCGGCAGAACCTTGGTTTACAGAAACTTTGAATTTAACAATTGACTTTTTAAATAAAGTTTTGAAATAG
- a CDS encoding cupin domain-containing protein, producing MKFRKEPFFDGNSEWEDLGAGVSRQFVGYNSQVMMVIVKFEKDAIGALHQHFHSQITYVASGKFEVMVDGETKILQQGDGFFAQPNIFHGVKCLEAGQLIDAFAPFREDFLKD from the coding sequence ATGAAATTCAGAAAAGAACCCTTCTTCGATGGTAATTCAGAGTGGGAAGATTTAGGAGCAGGAGTTTCCAGACAGTTTGTGGGGTATAATTCTCAGGTAATGATGGTGATTGTAAAGTTTGAAAAAGATGCCATTGGAGCTTTACACCAGCATTTTCATTCTCAGATCACCTATGTTGCTTCAGGAAAGTTTGAAGTGATGGTTGATGGTGAAACAAAGATCTTACAGCAAGGTGACGGATTTTTCGCGCAGCCGAATATTTTCCATGGAGTAAAATGTCTGGAAGCAGGACAATTAATTGATGCTTTCGCTCCTTTTAGAGAAGATTTCCTGAAAGATTAA